The Terriglobus sp. TAA 43 sequence CGACACGTCGAGTGGGCTGTCTGCGAGGAACGATGACTTTGGACTCGCCGCCAAAGGCGACTTCGTATGCAGCGGAGAAATGGATGGCGCAGGTGACTGTGACGTCAGCACCGACGCAAAGAGAAACAACCCTGACAGGGCGAGAGACGTGTTGAACTGTCGCATAACATGGGCGACACTAGGGGGCTTTTTTGAACTTTCGGAGAGTAAACGGTTTCAGAACTGTGAATATCGACATTCCAGAAGTCCCCCAATGCAGAATCCTGTTGAATTTAAGGTAGATTTCAGGTCGATTTCAGACCTCTCTCAGGAACGATGCGCGCCTGCGGAGAACCCTATTTCCTGCTCCTCGACGTTCGGTTGCGGAAATTGAATCTGAAATGTCGACCCCTCCGAGAGCGTACTTTCCACCGTCAGGTTTGCTCCGTGCGCATCAGCGATCCAACGCCCTATGGAAAGTCCGAGGCCATTCCCGGCACGTGATTTCCCTTCTCTCAAATCGGCCTGGTAGAAGCGTTCAAAGACGCGACGCTGCACGTCTTCTGGCATGCCAATGCCGGTATCGCGCACTGCAACGATCGGGCGCGTTGCTACGGAAGAAACACAGACGCGTATCTCTCCCTCAGGTGGGGTATGGCGAATGGCGTTGTCCAACAGGATGCCAAGGAGCCTCTGCAATAAAAGTTCGTCTCCATGCACTAGGACGGGCGTCTCGGGGAGTTGCCAATCGAGATCAATGGAACTGCTCTCAGCAAGATCCTCCACACGACGACAACTGCTCACCACAAGGTCGCAAAGGTTCAGTTCCTGGAACTGCACTTCGTTCACGAAGTTGTCGCTCTGTGCCAGAGTCAACAGAGCATCCAGAAGAGTCGTCGCGGTGCGGCACTCCATCACAACTTTTTCGAGATCCTGTCTGTACTCGGAATCGGTGCGAGGACGGTTCAAAGAAAGCTGCGCCGTCGCAAGCATGACCGTGATGGAAGTACGGATGTCGTGAGAGGCATCTGCCGAAAAACGGCTCAAACGAAGAACTGCAGCTTCAAGTCGCGCAAGGAGCTGGTTCCACGCAATCGTCAGGCTCTGGATCTCGTCCCGCGCAACAGGAACCGGCAAGCGATGGGAGAGGTTTCCCACCCCGATCTCCAAGGCTGCCTTGGTAATCCGATCCACGGGACCAAGGGCATGGCGACTCAATGCATAGCCGCTGAAGGAAGCTACGAAAAGGACCGCCGGCAGCAGTAGAAACAGAGAGTTTCTGTACTTGCGAAGGATGATCATTTCTTCATCCAGAGCACCTCCGATGTATAGTCGCACCGGAGCGCCTCGCAACAAGATGGAGTGACATCTCACGAGGACTGGGCCACCATCCAGTGTCACGGTGTCGTAGACGGGCCTGCTGCAATCCTCCTCAGCTGGAAGCGAAGGCCCGGGACGATCCGCAGGAAACATCCAACTGCCGTCTGCGTTACGGATGTGGAAGAGATTCCCTTCATGCGTGACCAACGCATAGCTCTTGAGCTGGTCATAGAGCTGCACGCGACTCCCGGCGCCATCATTGGCCGCGAGAAGACTTATCAGTCGAGCTTCCCTGCCATCAAGGTGAGTCTGTTTTCCCTGGATGAGAGCGTAGTGCAGAAATCCATACGTGAGCATGCCGAACAGAACAAGGCCAGTAGACGTAACCAGTGCATAGAACAGAGCGAGCCTGGCACGTACGGACATGGCACTCATGGCGAAACGCGGCATTCTGTTATGCCTCTTCGAAGATGTAGCCCAGCCCATGTACCGTACGGATAATCACGTTTTGCGATCCCACTGGCTGTAGTTTGGACCGAAGTCCATGGATGTAGACGTCGAGAGTGTTTTCCTTGACGTCGGCTCCGGGAATCCAACCTGCCTCGATGAGTTGTTCTCGGCTTGTGATCACACCTTTTCGCTTCATCAACAACTCGAGTAGACGATATTGCTTCCGAGTCAGAGCGACCTCGCGCCCAGAACTCACAGCAACGCGCCTCGCAGGATCTAACGAAATGCCGCCGGCAGCCAGCACGGTCGGCTCTTCGCGTGTGGCCCTCCGTCCCAGTGCCGCTACGCGAGCCAGAAGTATTTCAAGGATGAATGGCTTGACCAAATAGTCATCCGCACCAAGGTCGAATACTTGAACGATCTTTGGTACCGCATCAACGGCCGTGAGCACGAGGATGGGAGTTTTGCAGAGCTTACGACGAACACGTTCGAGCACACTGAGACCGTCGAGACCGGGCAGCATAATATCCAGCAAAGCCAGATCAAATTGGCCC is a genomic window containing:
- a CDS encoding ATP-binding protein, giving the protein MPRFAMSAMSVRARLALFYALVTSTGLVLFGMLTYGFLHYALIQGKQTHLDGREARLISLLAANDGAGSRVQLYDQLKSYALVTHEGNLFHIRNADGSWMFPADRPGPSLPAEEDCSRPVYDTVTLDGGPVLVRCHSILLRGAPVRLYIGGALDEEMIILRKYRNSLFLLLPAVLFVASFSGYALSRHALGPVDRITKAALEIGVGNLSHRLPVPVARDEIQSLTIAWNQLLARLEAAVLRLSRFSADASHDIRTSITVMLATAQLSLNRPRTDSEYRQDLEKVVMECRTATTLLDALLTLAQSDNFVNEVQFQELNLCDLVVSSCRRVEDLAESSSIDLDWQLPETPVLVHGDELLLQRLLGILLDNAIRHTPPEGEIRVCVSSVATRPIVAVRDTGIGMPEDVQRRVFERFYQADLREGKSRAGNGLGLSIGRWIADAHGANLTVESTLSEGSTFQIQFPQPNVEEQEIGFSAGAHRS
- a CDS encoding response regulator transcription factor, which gives rise to MHILVIEDDTRIAALVNRALREAGYQVTLCYDGVEGEQKLLTGQFDLALLDIMLPGLDGLSVLERVRRKLCKTPILVLTAVDAVPKIVQVFDLGADDYLVKPFILEILLARVAALGRRATREEPTVLAAGGISLDPARRVAVSSGREVALTRKQYRLLELLMKRKGVITSREQLIEAGWIPGADVKENTLDVYIHGLRSKLQPVGSQNVIIRTVHGLGYIFEEA